Genomic DNA from Dermochelys coriacea isolate rDerCor1 chromosome 12, rDerCor1.pri.v4, whole genome shotgun sequence:
ACCCATGTCTGTCGTTCTCTGGGTTTGATGACTTCCTTTCCCCTTCGCTAACAGATTCCAGCATTTTGTTGACTGAATTCACTGCAGCAAGTTCACCCAAAAGCCTATTATTGTCTAATGCTTGCAGCTTATTAATTCACAGAGAAATAACACTACATTTGAATTTGGCTTTTATGTAAGTTAAAAACAACAAGTACagcaatattaaaagaaaatatccaGTGCAAACACCTTTGATGTATAGTAGAGATCAGTACAGTGTTCCTTAGAATAATGTTATAATGCAGActgcaaaaaaccccacagtGATTATAGGAAATGTTATCTGGATGTTGTTTACAGAAGACTCTTTAGCTATGGCACTGAATAATTTTATAGCTAACATTTCCTGTTGAATAGCAACACCTTATTATACATGAAAATCTTAAAACATAAGTATTAGTAAGAACTCTTTATAACACAATCGTGCATCAAGGACTGGATTTGCAAACTAATGATTAAGTGAacaaacacaaatttaaaaaaaagtacattatttataaaaggcctgatccaaccACCAATGGGAAGATTCTCAATGGGTTTGGTCAGGCCCGTATATGGAAAGTGTACTACAATTTGAATAATTGATGATAGTGTCCTACTAAATGTTGTATAGTGTATTTTGAAAAAGTAGTGAAGTACTAATAATGAGACCACGCTGCAGATTTAATACCTTGCTATTAAATCTTTTTGCTGAAAAAGGATGCTGGGTTTTGTGTATCAGCTATGGGTGGCTTAGCGAAATGCAAATCTGTGAAATTCCGCTACACTGGTTTAAAAGAGAAGACTTTTTAGTATTTGGATTAGCGACTATAATATAAAATCCAATCTTAAATCAAGAGATCAGATAAACTAATTCCTATTGATCCTGCAAAACTGGGTATCTTATTGGCAGGAccctgctcccattaaaatcaatgggagtcttacatcagtgggagcaggagccagcCCATTGTCATCACTTGCCTAGATCCTGAAAAACATACATGTTTGTTTGACTTGATGCACTGTGTGCACTGGCTTTCAGCTGAACAGGATGACTCCCTGCTGTGTatgaagttaagtatgtgcatgtGTCTTTGCATGATCAGGGATGCAGTGGTGGTGGCACCCAAAACCTTGCTTATGTTCATGCCTTGGTATTTCAGACACAATAGAATACACAGATACAATAGTCTGGTCTGGATGTCCCCAGTACTTTCCTAGGTGGAAAATACCCATTTTACAGtacctgtttaaaaacaaaattcacagTAATGAGACccttgaattttttcccctgaaatagTTAAATTCCTTCaactatattaaaaagaaaactccTAGAAAAACCAACACCTGCTTAGCCTGTAATATGTGTGATTTGATTGTTGCAATCCAGTGAGACCTACAGTTCTGGAGCCTTAACGTTCCACCTGATCTGCAGGTTTCCTGCTCAGCAGGGTATAGTCATTGAATAGCACCGAGATCCTAGTTAAGAAAGGAAAAGCTTTTTTTCCTGAGGATAAAGAGAGATTTTAATACTCCAGGACTGTGCCAGAAATCCCCACAGGCAAGCTTTTCAAAAATGACCAATTAAAACCACTCTGGTggtcttttaaaaatcccaaagagTTCTACTATCTTCATGCAGTAGCCATTTTTAGAGTGGAAAGGTAACTAGTGAATTGGGAAGAAGGGAGATATCATGAATCTCTTGGAACATAATGGAATTATCTTTAATATTAAATGATGATCCTCCCCTTTATTGTATAAGCAAAGGCATAGATTATCCATGCAAGATGGTACAGGAGGCAAGGCAGACTTGAGGGGGAAGTGGCTACAGGTGCCTCCATTATATGTTCCTTCCCAGAGCTGCTAGACTCCTCCGTTCTTAATTTTGCATTGATAAAAGGGGGTGTGACCACATGGAATGGGGAAGAAATCGGGGTCATGCTGCTGTAGGCATCAGCATATATATGGAAAACTTTCACAGGTGCTGGGCAGTAATGAGGCAAAAGACATGCTTTGTGGAGCCTACCTGTGGGTCATAGAGAACTAGTGTCAGTGGAGGAGCCGCTGCGCTAGCTGAGCTGTCCATGCTGCGGGAATGGGACAAGAACAATgtcactaatttttaaaaaaaaatggatttcgTTGTAATTTTTTAACCCAAAATGCGTTGAGGTTTTTGGTGTCTAGAATCATAGTTACATCCTGCACTGCTTGTGTAAAGATCTGTTGATCCTCCTTTTGCATACTAGTTGCATCTTGGCTTTCCTATCTgtctcggggggggaggggggaaactaaATACAGTTGATTTGAACTTAATACACAAAGTATTCATTTGGCTCCAATCCATAAAGCTCAGCTAACATTTTAAATCTTGGACCCCAGTCATTTAGAAAGTCATAGTCAATATCTGAATCTGAGGATCCTGACTCCAAAGAGCTAAGAGATTCTGCAATGGACTCGGCACCTTCATAGCCATAAATGTGAAGAGTGTCATATGGCAGCAAATCCCCATCATTGTCAGCTTCATCCTTCTTCACCTCAATCATAATTGCCATTTCCCCAGTGccagaatttccatttcctgttggCTTCTGGACCTGTGCATACAGGCAGGGCCCAGTATCCAGGTTCATGCCATTCTTGCGGACAGAGTTGAGCACAGACACATCGTAGCTGGTAGTGTCCATTTCACCACCACCTTCTTCATCATAGGTGACAAGCTGCTCGTGAATCTCTGCCACATTCTTCCTTAGTACAGTCAGCTCTTTCTTGTGCCTCTTTCTCAGAATGATTAACAATGTGATTACTGTAGAGAAAACATATCCCAGCAGTTGTAAATAAAGGCAAATATAGAGAATTAGAGTAAACCAAACTCAGTGTAGTTAAAATTGAACATAATCTGAAGTTCTTTTTCAGGAAAAATGCCATTACattcttttttgaatgttatctAAAACGTTCCTAATGTAAGTCTGATGTGCTCACAAAAGAGGCCCGTTTTTGCATTTGGTCAATCTGCTTTAGTGTTGATCTCTTCATCTATTTagaacttttatttttacagcaccAGACTGTTAGTCCTGGAGCCTGAAGTCCTGTATTCATGAACACAGAACAGAcaacagcagtgcaagctttcccTATGCTGCCCTGCCAATatgcctgagccctgccctggAGGGTATATCTCTAGCAGAGAGACCATAGTTGATCCTCCATAATCAGTTGGCATTTGACCTCTTTTGCTGAGGCTGACTTATGGGTGTGGcattgtgatgtggacacttgttcACTAGGAATTGAGTTTGGACCATCCAATCATTTAACATCTAGGCTATCAAACAATACCCACTTTCAAACTTACCAGTCCATGTTAAACTCAAACTGATGATCTAAAGGTGAACAGCTCCATCACCCAACCTATCCCCACATGTCAGCCAGTTCATGTTAAGtgctatattatttttttaacattatgcGTTCTTATGCCACCCAAGTTACAATCCTGGATACCAGCTTTCCATTTACAGAAGCTGCAATATCCATACATCAAGTACAGCAGCCTATTGTTGCACCATTAATGTGTTATGCAATATCATTTCTATTGGTGTCTTATTGCATTGTTACATGTTGTGCCCATATGAATTCAGCCTTTTGAGACAGAGGCCCTGTTATTTCTCTGGCTCAGATCTCATGTACAGTTACATTATGCCTAATAGTGCTAAATAATATTAATGGTGAAATTACAACTGCTCCTTAGTTACAATGAGACAACTATTCTAATAGGCCAAAAAGAAAGTAAATGCAAGAATTTTCTGAATGTGACTGACTCTCTTTAAAATGTTGTTCTTGATTCTGGAAAAGCACAAAACTTCAGATACTTCAATTAGAACATGTCAAGAGCAGAGTATGCTTGAAATATCAGatatttaccaaggattgtgagGATGCAGATAAAAATTGCCACCAGCGCCTGAATGCTAACTCCAACTTGCTTAGCTGCTTCTTCGCAAAAAGTGAATTCTCCTTTCTCATCACACTTGCAGACACTGATGGAAAGTGTGTTTGTGCTGCTTAGTTCAGGTGTGCCATTGTCTGAGATGATGACAGGTAGGTAGTGGATTTTTGCCAGCTCACGGTTAAACTGTCCATATTTGACAGTGACATTAGCTGTGTTATCTGGAAAAGGTAATGACATCTAATTAAGTGATGATCTCAACCTCCTGACTTTCTTTATAGATTACCAATCATCTGGCACAATCCCCTGAGGCTAACTGAGCCTTTAAGGAGCCCCACAAATAGTTGGGTGGGCATGATCAACACTTTATCTGCTGAAAAAACCTTAACTTGTTTATAAATAACAGTAGCCCACTTGGACCCATCACAGATTATCTCTGTAGTTTTCACCTCATGTTTCCTGGTGCCTCTTTTGCTATATGCTGAAATCTACTGAAGGGATACACTACCGTGATTGTCAACCAATGTGAAGTTGCTATCTTCTGTGGTCAGGGAATATTTGAAGATAATGCCAGGCAACATTTCATCCTTATCAGTAGCTGAAATCCTGATTATTACCTATAAAGATTCCAAAGTTCATAAATTACAGGCATGCAGTGAACACAGTGGTAAAAACACTCATTATGTAATGCAATAGTTTGTGCTTTCATAGACCATCTGCAGTAAGAGATCATGTGAAGCTGCATTGCTCCAGAGGGGGCCCCCAGAGAGGCTCAGTGCCTCCTGGGGCCTCCTATCCTTTGAAGTTCAATAGGAGTAATTTGATTATAGCCCTCTTCAAAGGGctgcttccttcccccattgcATGACTAGTCAGATCCACTGGCTGGTGTGGAGGGAGAGTCAGAAGGATGGGTTTGCCTATTCCCTGATTACGTACTTTCTATGGAGAGAAACTGATGCAGAGCCTCTATACTCCCCCACAGTAGCAGGTGCTAAAAGCCAAGTAGTGTCAATCCTGCCACAACTAAAGGAAAGGGCTTCTCTCTCCTACTCGGCTGTGTTATGGCTTGTAATTAACCATAAACAGAATAAACTAATGCTCATTTAAATATCTTAGGTGGATTTTTTCTAAAGTGCCTAATGGATTTATGAGCACTAACAGTGAATGTCTAAGACATCTGCTCCTAAATTCCTtgcttgcttttgaaaatcttcccccaaTACCGAAAATACACAATATAGCTACTGCATGTATGGCAGATGAATAATCTATATGACATCAATAAATGATATACCaaaagtatttcaaaatcaaGTTAAAGATCAAATACTACCCCTGGGTCAGTATGCACAGCTCCCATCAAATGGTAGAATCTGGCTCAAAGACTGTAAATTagttattataaataaaaaaaacttgcatGTAAAGGCTGCAGCTGAGGAACCCATGACACCTAAAAATACCAACTCTATTTGTTGGGACACAAATTGGGCGCTGATGAAATTTGCAATCTTAATATTTACTCATGTTTTCACCTGCCTATGTTACATAACTCAGGTTTTGTATGTATGAATATTAGGTAGATGAAAATGAATTGCTGGTAATAACTGCCACCTTGTAGGGTTAACTGAACTGTAATGGAATGGCTAATGTGCATGCATACTGCCGACCTTCTGCTCGATGGGAGTATGTGTGTAGCGATAGGTCTGTATTACAGCAGCAAAAAGACCGAAGTAGAAAAGTCCCGACAGCTCGGAATAGTAGCCACTGGAAGCACATGCAGATCAGTATTTAGGATTAGCAAACAGGATAACTCTTATCAAAAGAGTTGAGGTTTAACTTGTGGTTGAAGGTATATGGTTAAGTATAAATGGAAACAACCCTCTCGTGTATTACCTACCTTTCCCGGTGCAGCATTTTCACACACTTTGGGCTCATAAGGATAAGCAAATTCTGGAGCATTGTCATTTTGATCAAGAACCTGGATATAAACTTGTGTATGTGATTCTATGTCAGACAGTCTATCTGAAATGTTAAACATAAAATAATAGATGATTTGTTGTTCAGTTGTCTACAGACTGAGCCCCATACAGAACTCTTGTCCTGTGCTTTGCATCATTCATGGAACTTCTTCATAATGAGCAAGAATAGTACAGTATATCACACTTTGATGAATTTATGCTCATCCTACTAATTAGATGtgaatttaggcccagatttgttCCTACACAGAGATCTGCTAGACAGGGGGTGTAATGGGATAAGGGGGAGGTTATGGCTGGTTATGGCTCCCTGATTTACTGTGCTGGACTCTGTGTAGGTTATAACAACCTAGGGGCTGCTCTAAACGATGCCAGCTGTCTATAACCCAAAAGGAATGTGTGCGAATTGAAGATTGCCAAAGTGTAACAAGGAGGCTATCCCTCCTTCCACTTGCTCCTTGGCTCTTATGGCAGGACTTAAACGTTGAAGGGTCTGGCCTGGGAAGTGGTTACAATGGCCCTACATATAGATGTGAGGGGAATTTTGCTCTCTTTGTACTGTGGGAGTATAATCAGACCAGATGCTTTTTCTATCTCTTGTTAGAGATCCAGGCATAAAAGTTAGTGATTTCAAGGGATTCGTTGCATTTGTACTGAAGGCTAAATATTAAATCTGGATTCTAGCTGGAGAAGACTTGCTGAGCAACCTTGAATCTAAAACATACATTGTATTTTACAGAATCTATACTTCACCTTTTAATGCTGACCAACCAGTGTTCTTGAGTATCATTAAAGTGCCATATTGAAAGTTACATTCATTAAATCTAGTAGAATGTAGgtaatgtggatttttttcttccccgTACCCTTCAATTTTACTAGTACTTTGAACTAAGAGGAAATTATTAGAGGTGAAATTGCCTCTGATGGAGGAGTGGGACAAGGCAACTTTAGAGTGATGCTATGCAGGATTGCTGCTGTCCCAGCAGCTGTGTAGTGGGATTCTGCCATCTTGCATGCTTTGGAGGTGGAGCTCTGTGCCCTTCCTGCAATAAGTAGGTATGAATGACAATGTGGATGACTCTGGACAAATCCATTTACCTGAACATCCTGGGGAATAGTTGCTATTCCAGACTGCTTGTTGAGTGTCAGCCGTGCACTAGCTCAAAAGTATATCtagctcagcagttctcaaactggggttgggaccccaaaatggTCGTaaacctgttttaatggggtcaccagtaCTGGTGTTgcacttgctggggcccgggactgaagccaaagcctaagtcccactgcccagggctgaagctgaagctccAGGGCTTCAACACTGGACAGCGGGGCTCAAACTTCAGCCAtggatggcagggctcaggtcacaggacccctgcctgggctgaagctcttgggctttgaCTTTGCACCCCGCACccggggcagcggggctggggcttTAGCATTGGTCCCtccagctggggtggaggggcttgGGTAGACTTGGGCTTTGGTCCtctctcctggggtcatgtagtaattcttattgtcagaagggggtcgcagtgcaatgacgTTTGAGAACCCTTGACTAGCTTAAAGAAACAAGGTATATTCTGGTTAATGCGATGAGTGAATTTGCATACTaataataggccaaattctggaAAAAGCATACTCTGCTTACTTGCTGAAGTAGACATTTGTCGGATTTGAACATTTGCAATGCAAAAGCATTCTAAAGCAAACATAGGCACTTTGATCAAAGGGGTGCATTAGCTTGTGTCAAATGTTGacaggttttttaaatttttgtttggcttttttttcctctctctctcaaactatGATCATTCAGAAGAAATGTATTgacttcccccccctcctccaaTGAAACAGGTTTCTAGTTGACACTTACTGTCTGCCATGATTTCTTGAGCTGCCACGGTTAGATTATGCCAGGCACTGGCTTCTCTGTCCAGAGGCTTTGAGATGAAGATATTTCCACTATTGGATACTTTGACATAGTCCCCACTAGGGCTGGATCTTCGGAGGGTATatctgtgttttatttaaaaaggataatCCTCAACAAAACAAGAATAGTAACACCATGTGTAGAATTTCAGTGATTCATAGCAGAAGGTCTGGAAGTTGTTCAAAATTGTTTGATAAACTGCAGATCTGATGATTTGCATTTACCAAGTGCTTTGCTAACCATTCTCCTCTAGGACTAACATTTTAAACAGCTTCAAACACGTggcagagaaatattttcttctcttccagcCCTCCTCACCAGATAGAAATTCCCCCCAAAATTACCTAGGCCCAAATAGAGTAATTAGCCCAATATATCTTGTCAGCTAGAAAATTTTACCAAATTTGTTGTTGTTTAGATTTATTTATTACTCCTTTGCTGATTTTAAATTAGttcactttgttttaattttggagACTATACATGCCAAGGCAGTAGTTGCAATATAAAAAATTGCAACAATAATTGTACAAAAACATAAAGTAAAACCTACAGAATTGTGCATTTTCACTTGTCTGCTAATCTGCATAGGCATAATGCACATGTGCTATCATAGTGACCATATGTGGTAATTGCATGTGCAAGTGCCCAGATGCTTAACTTTTGTGCAGTTattgtgtgcgtgcgtgtgtgtatgcGTGCAGATTATGCATTTTTGCATACAcagttctgaaaatttggccaacTTCCTTATCTTTAAAACGTTGAGAATTTAACAATGTCGTTTGCTGGGAACTGATGTAGTATTCAGCATCATTTACCTAATTTTCCGTTTTGCTGCATCAGGATCTACTGCCAAAACTGTACCAAGTGGGTTTTTTGGGAGGTAGTTTTCTTTTACTTTATAAACATAGGATGGTTGAGAGAAGATGGGAGGCTCGTCAACATCAAGAACTTCAATGGTAACGGCTGCAATGCTCTTTGGCCCACCAGGCTTGAAGAAACGCATATTAACCGTTGGATCAGTTGCTTCAATGTCAAACTTGTactcttttattttttcatagtCCAATGGCTAAATGAAAAGAGAAACATTCtcagtcagtaataaaaatgctaTATATGCAAACTAAAGCACTGTACTGGAATGTGTGATTTGGAAATGCTAGTATGTTGTAACGGAACTAGATTATCAGGGAATCATTTATTCAGTGAATTTCTCCCATTTTATGTGCATTTATTACTTGAGCAGCTTATGACTTTTTCACAAATCTAGTCTTTATTCAAAATTCAGCACATAATTGAGTCTGTTTTATGTTTACAGTTCTGTGGCTACAAGCTTCAGTCAGAGCCAGCTATCTCTGACCGTAGGCAGGATAGCTAGTCTAGGGTGATCTGAGCTATCTCCTTTCTTGAAAGGTGAGGCTGAAATCCACATCTCTGCCCTTCCCAATTACATTTCTCCACGTTCATTGAAGGCAGGAGATGGGGCTTTCTTGCCTGAGAGCCGAGACCCTGAACTGTAAACTACAGCCAGCAATCCAGCTAATAGTAGGATGCCCAAGGTCTGTTGGTGCTCTACCTACCAAAGAGAGGCCGGCCATGATAGGCCTCTCAGCCAAACTTGCTCACTGTGTGCAGTGTAGATTGCAGCGTTTGTGCTACATGTGTGAGAGCAATTAAACTCAGGAGAGATTTGGACATTTTGCCATAAGTTTGGAGTGGTGCAATATTATCAGTGCTTTAATGTAGCCAGAAATTCTGTATCCTATTAGCACCATTTTCTGTATCCTATTAGCACCATGCCTTCAAGTGTGGTCTTGTtgttgtttggtgttttttttttttttttttttaaaagctgcaaaTTTAGGAATGCTGCAAATTTCATCTCATCTTGCTGTAACTTGAACTCACTAACACTATAAAGTGTGTATATTCAGGATTCCTACTGAAAAGCTGCTTCAGTCTGGAAGGAACGGTTGAGAACCATACTGATAGTTGGAGTGATTACACATGGGCCTGAATCAAAAAAGCTTGGATCTGACCTGAACGTTGGAGAGAGACTTCACAGCCTGCACAGGattcaagaaaataaaacatctcCAAACAGCTGTGAATGTTGAGATGCTCATAATCTCTGAGTTGGTATTCTGTCTGATCATTCAAAAACCATGTAACAAGTCGTCAGAATCATGAGATTTTGATAAGTAAAAAAAATGTGGGTATATTTCTTTGtcttctcattttgtttttagggttcacatttttcttccttcttcaaCCATAAATGCTAGAAAcctattttttaatgaaatctgagattctccTGCAATCACATTACTgtaagagctggggctttaagaaaaacaccaaccaTCTCTAATTTTGAAGGTTGAGTCCATCTCCACCTTGTAGATAGTGTAGGTGTAGACAGCAGTGTTTGAGATACCCAGTATTCCTCATATAATACACTAATCTGAAACATGCTAATTAAATATTGATAAAGGTGTTAAACTTATGACTGGACATAGTGGCAGGGACAATGGCCTTGAAACTGTTACATAAGCATTGACGTTTTGCCTTGGAGGACAGGGCAAACTTATCTCTGAGACATAAACATGGGGACAAGTTCATTCTTCTGGAAACTCCACCAATTCCAGTGAAATCACACCATGGATGATTCTTGTCCGTTATGTACTTCAAACAATGAACTGAGCCTTTAAGTAGTTCAAGTCCCgactccccttttccccccacctccaccttcTTCCAGATCATGTGCTAGAGCAGGTGAGGAAGAGTCATACCTGCTTTGTAATCTAAGCAGCAGCATTTTCCCCACACTGGGAGAGGTCTGCAGGGAGTAGGAGATGCTTAGAGACCTGGGAAGAGCAGCAGTTTGGTGGAGGTGTGCTGGGAATTGCAGTACTAGcagctgtgcctttaagggctgagcttcccagataGCATTTGGGTGGGGCATCATGAAGCTCTTGTTATGCTCAGCCAATTAGAAACCAACTCGGAATAAATCACAATAAATCTTGCAAGCACTCGCCACTTTCAGCACTGTGGGATCCCCGAACACCACAGGAAGAGGCCATGGAGGAGGCCTAGTGACAAGGCCAATTTTACCAGCTCTTATGATTTTTACAAAGTCTTTGTTTAAGACCCTGATGCTGGAATAGAGGgatctgagaatctcagcttcatttaaaaaacaaaaacaaacttgaaaacatggtgtgtgtgtatctatctataaAAAAAACAGCTCAGGAACTAGGaagcaaataaaaacagaacTGAATTTATAATGTAAAGTAGtatcatgatttttgggggggggctgagtcatgatttttgaattcttGGGGTTGGTAGTGCTGAAGCTAATGATGAAATGTCCCTAATACTAGTGATGCAGGTTTGGGAGCTTGAAGGCAGGGTTTTGGGGAAGGCCCTGCCTTGTGGAGCCCGTACCACAGTGCCGGGAGGTAGTGCGGAAACCCTCCTGTTTGCAGGGGAAAGGGTGGGAAAGGCAGTGAAGACTCAGGGAGGACAAAGTGCTGAAAAACCTTAGAGAAGGAAGAAGTAAAGAGATTAACTGGAAGAGTTTGAATTTTTCACTTCATTTGGACTTTGACTCCAGAAGGGGGTCCGGAAAGTCAAAGCATTAAAATCACTGGCCCACCAAGCTATCCAAATACCTAAGGACAGGGGAAACTAAGACACCAAGCTGAGGGGAATCTGAGGTGTGCAATCTGGCATCTGATCAGGTAAGTCTCAGTTATACACTGTGTGGGGGAAAATGAGTGTTTTATCCTACTAATAATACCGAATCAATGCACTTAATATGTATGTTACcttgaaactaaaaaaaaaaaatttggatttttctgtTCATATTGGCTTTTAGAGTATAGCTAGCCTAGATATCAATTGTCAACacaacaaacacatttttctttgtcACTAGGAATTGTACCTTCTTTGGCTTAATTATTCCTTCGTTGGTGAATGCATTTGGTATAATTTCAAAGGTATCTCTATAGTGTCCTCTGACAAAATTATACTTCGTGTTTCTGTTTTGTGGCTCATCAATGTCTTCTACTTTTAATCTGCCAACTTCACTTCCTACTCGAACGTTTTCAGGGACTTTAAAGTGGAACGATtctgttttaaaacaataaataaataaataaattaaattaaaaaccacaGCCCCCTAAACATCACACCTTCAAGTGAGAATTCTGTTAATCAATTGTTCATCTCAATTTATGTTTAGTAACAAGAAAATAATTTCACAGAGAATACTGAGATTTGTCCCTGCAGACAAAgtaagtttttaattttaaaaactgcattgaTGCTCAAAAATGTCAAGTGCAGTACAGAATGAACAAGATACCACTGAATGGATTTATTCTGCCCAGGATGTGCATCATAGCTTAATTGCAAAATTCAGGGACTTTAATCAAACTTAAGCATAcagtgctgggtggggggaaTGAGGAATCAGGAATGGAGGAAGTTCTGATCAATTCAAGAGAGATTTTAGCAATTTTTATAAAGCAATAAATCTTGATTGGATAAACTCTGATGAAACCATTTGTTTTAATCATGCCTGTTCATgcctttcaaacaaacaaaaaattactcTCACAACTTACGCTGTTTAAATGTTGGGAAGTTGTCATTGATGTCAGACAAAGTAATGATTACTGTAGCAGTGCTTGAATCCCCACCGTGAAGCCCTGGAGAATCTTTTGCTTTAACAACAATTTCGTATGTAGACTGAGTCTCTCTGTCTAAATCAGCTGTGGCTGTAGAAATCACTCCTTTAAGAAACACATTAAAAAGGATCAGTTTGTGATGTTATGCCCCATATTcctcatagaaatattgttatgagaTGAATAtgaccagggccatccctagcaattctggggccctacgcagcccagcccctggggagaggtgtgtgtgggccccaggcctctgtgggaggagcagggggcaggccccaggcctctgcggaGGGTGGGGCTGTCTTGGGAGGtaggggggaaccaccccccagcactcaccagcggtGTGGCTGGGGCTTGGTCGTTGcacttcctgctgctggtgagtgcaggcccagccctgctgcagtccttgggggagtggggccggggctgggacagaacaggggcaggaagaggcagggctggggcggggaaggagcggggcaggaaaagctggagcagcacgcagctgcgcagggcaccaggcaATTGCccaatttcctggtgccctacacagctgcatactttgcatatgggtaaggacagccctgaaTGTGGCacaactaagatatgttttatgcaagatgggtcatgtgaggtttat
This window encodes:
- the CDH5 gene encoding cadherin-5 isoform X1, encoding MSIRLQKKMKTLILLFSLILAPASTYTEDFKTKLNLSPNNNSHKRFKREWIWNQMHIMEEINSPLPHHVGKITSSARNKNAMYVLEGEYANSIFKVREDTGDVYAFERLDREKKSEYELTALFIDRTTNKSLEPPSRFIIKVYDVNDNVPVFVQKAFNGSVPEMSPVGTSVTKVTAVDADDPTVAGHATVIYQVIQGERYFTVDESGVISTATADLDRETQSTYEIVVKAKDSPGLHGGDSSTATVIITLSDINDNFPTFKQQSFHFKVPENVRVGSEVGRLKVEDIDEPQNRNTKYNFVRGHYRDTFEIIPNAFTNEGIIKPKKPLDYEKIKEYKFDIEATDPTVNMRFFKPGGPKSIAAVTIEVLDVDEPPIFSQPSYVYKVKENYLPKNPLGTVLAVDPDAAKRKIRYTLRRSSPSGDYVKVSNSGNIFISKPLDREASAWHNLTVAAQEIMADNRLSDIESHTQVYIQVLDQNDNAPEFAYPYEPKVCENAAPGKVIIRISATDKDEMLPGIIFKYSLTTEDSNFTLVDNHDNTANVTVKYGQFNRELAKIHYLPVIISDNGTPELSSTNTLSISVCKCDEKGEFTFCEEAAKQVGVSIQALVAIFICILTILVITLLIILRKRHKKELTVLRKNVAEIHEQLVTYDEEGGGEMDTTSYDVSVLNSVRKNGMNLDTGPCLYAQVQKPTGNGNSGTGEMAIMIEVKKDEADNDGDLLPYDTLHIYGYEGAESIAESLSSLESGSSDSDIDYDFLNDWGPRFKMLAELYGLEPNEYFVY
- the CDH5 gene encoding cadherin-5 isoform X2; this encodes MKTLILLFSLILAPASTYTEDFKTKLNLSPNNNSHKRFKREWIWNQMHIMEEINSPLPHHVGKITSSARNKNAMYVLEGEYANSIFKVREDTGDVYAFERLDREKKSEYELTALFIDRTTNKSLEPPSRFIIKVYDVNDNVPVFVQKAFNGSVPEMSPVGTSVTKVTAVDADDPTVAGHATVIYQVIQGERYFTVDESGVISTATADLDRETQSTYEIVVKAKDSPGLHGGDSSTATVIITLSDINDNFPTFKQQSFHFKVPENVRVGSEVGRLKVEDIDEPQNRNTKYNFVRGHYRDTFEIIPNAFTNEGIIKPKKPLDYEKIKEYKFDIEATDPTVNMRFFKPGGPKSIAAVTIEVLDVDEPPIFSQPSYVYKVKENYLPKNPLGTVLAVDPDAAKRKIRYTLRRSSPSGDYVKVSNSGNIFISKPLDREASAWHNLTVAAQEIMADNRLSDIESHTQVYIQVLDQNDNAPEFAYPYEPKVCENAAPGKVIIRISATDKDEMLPGIIFKYSLTTEDSNFTLVDNHDNTANVTVKYGQFNRELAKIHYLPVIISDNGTPELSSTNTLSISVCKCDEKGEFTFCEEAAKQVGVSIQALVAIFICILTILVITLLIILRKRHKKELTVLRKNVAEIHEQLVTYDEEGGGEMDTTSYDVSVLNSVRKNGMNLDTGPCLYAQVQKPTGNGNSGTGEMAIMIEVKKDEADNDGDLLPYDTLHIYGYEGAESIAESLSSLESGSSDSDIDYDFLNDWGPRFKMLAELYGLEPNEYFVY